In Phreatobacter aquaticus, a single genomic region encodes these proteins:
- a CDS encoding alpha/beta hydrolase: MTTPLSFVHRFEPATDPTRKPLLLLHGTGGDENDLIPLGRMVAPGAALISPRGQVLEGGMPRFFRRLAEGVFDEDDVRRRADDLAAFIAEARGAYGLEAPVALGFSNGANIAAALLYRHPGVLAGAALIRAMVPLSTDKPASQPATPVLIVSGTMDPIIPAANAATLAASLAAAGASVQHETLPTGHGLVQSDVTLTRDWLDRI, from the coding sequence ATGACCACGCCCCTTTCCTTCGTCCATCGCTTTGAACCGGCCACCGATCCCACCCGCAAGCCGCTGCTCCTGCTACACGGCACGGGTGGCGACGAGAATGATCTCATCCCGCTCGGCCGCATGGTCGCGCCAGGTGCGGCGCTCATTTCGCCTCGCGGCCAGGTGCTGGAAGGCGGCATGCCGCGCTTCTTCCGCAGGCTGGCTGAGGGCGTGTTCGATGAGGATGACGTGCGCCGCCGCGCCGACGATCTCGCAGCCTTCATCGCCGAGGCGCGCGGGGCCTACGGCCTGGAGGCGCCCGTGGCGCTCGGTTTCTCCAACGGCGCGAATATCGCGGCGGCCCTGCTCTACCGCCATCCCGGCGTGCTGGCGGGCGCGGCACTGATCCGGGCCATGGTGCCGCTCTCCACTGACAAGCCGGCATCTCAGCCGGCGACGCCGGTGCTGATCGTCTCCGGTACGATGGATCCGATCATCCCAGCCGCCAATGCAGCGACGCTTGCGGCAAGCCTCGCCGCCGCCGGTGCCAGCGTGCAGCACGAGACGCTGCCGACCGGCCATGGCCTGGTTCAGTCCGACGTGACCCTCACCCGCGACTGGCTGGACCGGATCTGA
- a CDS encoding class I SAM-dependent methyltransferase, giving the protein MTELVTHGGADYLSCLVQLSKLTRAERYLEIGTETGQSLSLIDCASVSVDPTYQIKFDVVGRKPACHLFQLPSDDFFARHDPSALLGGKLDLAFLDGLHHYEALLRDVINTERHCRPDSVILMHDCLPPTADMTNRGGRGSLHPKFPNFWTGDVYKTVQILMAYRPDLRIFLFDAPPTGLVAVTGLDPTSTVLADRMDEIVAEFAPRGDDPARLQAFMASITLTSTQHLVDRRSWKALLAGK; this is encoded by the coding sequence ATGACTGAACTCGTCACGCATGGCGGGGCCGATTATCTCTCCTGCCTCGTCCAGCTGTCCAAGCTCACGCGTGCCGAGCGCTATCTGGAGATTGGAACGGAGACCGGACAATCGCTGTCGCTGATCGACTGTGCGTCGGTCTCGGTCGATCCGACCTACCAGATCAAGTTCGACGTCGTCGGGCGCAAGCCCGCCTGCCATCTGTTCCAGCTGCCGAGCGACGACTTCTTCGCGCGCCATGACCCCTCGGCATTGCTCGGCGGCAAGCTGGATCTCGCCTTCCTGGATGGCCTCCACCATTACGAGGCGCTGCTGCGCGACGTCATCAACACCGAGCGGCACTGCCGGCCAGACAGCGTCATTCTGATGCATGACTGCCTGCCGCCCACGGCCGATATGACCAATCGCGGCGGGCGCGGATCGCTGCACCCGAAGTTCCCCAACTTCTGGACCGGCGATGTCTACAAGACCGTCCAGATCCTGATGGCCTATCGGCCGGATCTCAGAATCTTCCTGTTCGATGCGCCGCCGACCGGCCTCGTCGCGGTGACCGGACTGGACCCCACCTCCACGGTGCTGGCCGATCGCATGGATGAGATTGTCGCGGAATTCGCGCCGCGCGGCGACGATCCGGCCAGGCTGCAGGCCTTCATGGCGTCGATCACGCTCACCTCGACCCAGCATCTCGTCGACCGTCGCAGCTGGAAGGCGCTGCTCGCCGGCAAATGA
- a CDS encoding aldo/keto reductase, with protein sequence MQHRPLGRTGVSVSAVCLGTMTFGQQNTEAEGHAQMDYAVSRGVTFFDTAEMYAVPPKPETYGATEKIIGSWLKARGKRDDIFLATKIAGAGAMDWMRPDKAPSRLNRQQMTIALEQSLTRLGTDHVDLYQLHWPERPAPFGANPTRFDPTIWADRGDETSIAEQLDVLDGFVKAGKVRFIGLSNESAWGTMSFLKESEIGAKPRVQSVQNAYHLMNRTFETALAEVWMREQVGLLAYSPLAQGFLTGKYLDGARPPGARVTLFNRQQRYEKPGSNEAVKDYLQVAREAGIDGATLAIAFVMSRPFVTSTIIGATSMEQLKIAIDAGETVLSEDVLAKVDAVHQMRGNPAP encoded by the coding sequence ATGCAGCACCGTCCTCTCGGCCGCACCGGCGTGAGCGTTTCCGCCGTGTGCCTCGGCACCATGACCTTCGGCCAGCAGAACACCGAGGCCGAGGGCCACGCCCAGATGGACTATGCGGTGTCGCGGGGCGTCACCTTCTTCGACACGGCCGAGATGTATGCGGTGCCGCCGAAGCCCGAGACCTATGGCGCGACCGAGAAGATCATCGGTTCCTGGCTGAAGGCGCGGGGCAAGCGCGACGACATTTTTCTCGCGACCAAGATCGCCGGCGCCGGCGCCATGGACTGGATGCGGCCGGACAAGGCACCCTCCCGCCTCAACCGCCAGCAGATGACCATCGCGCTGGAACAGAGCCTGACCCGGCTCGGCACCGACCATGTCGATCTCTACCAACTGCATTGGCCGGAGCGCCCGGCGCCGTTCGGCGCCAATCCGACCCGGTTCGACCCGACGATCTGGGCCGACCGTGGCGACGAGACCTCGATCGCCGAGCAGCTCGACGTGCTCGACGGCTTCGTCAAGGCGGGCAAGGTGCGCTTCATCGGCCTGTCCAACGAGAGCGCCTGGGGCACGATGTCGTTCCTCAAGGAGAGCGAGATCGGTGCCAAGCCGCGCGTTCAATCGGTGCAGAACGCCTATCACCTGATGAACCGCACCTTCGAGACGGCACTGGCCGAGGTGTGGATGCGCGAACAGGTGGGCCTGCTCGCCTATTCGCCGCTGGCACAAGGCTTCCTCACCGGCAAATATCTCGATGGCGCGAGGCCCCCCGGCGCCCGCGTGACGCTGTTCAACCGCCAGCAGCGCTATGAGAAGCCGGGCTCCAACGAGGCCGTGAAGGACTATCTCCAGGTGGCAAGGGAGGCCGGCATCGACGGCGCGACGCTGGCCATCGCCTTCGTCATGAGCCGGCCCTTCGTCACCTCGACGATCATCGGCGCGACCTCGATGGAGCAGTTGAAGATCGCCATCGATGCGGGCGAGACGGTGCTCTCCGAGGACGTGCTGGCGAAGGTCGACGCGGTCCATCAGATGCGCGGTAACCCCGCGCCTTGA
- a CDS encoding L,D-transpeptidase, with the protein MTIGTGRRAAAIALGVCAILLTFDLANAAEGRRRGQAREMSRPTGGTETVRAPIAAAAGTIVIRNSERRLYLVQGDGTAIRYRIAVGKQSEQWEGETYVNGRHARPAWSPPAVVRRANPALPDVIPGGAPNNPMGEGALTLAGGEYAIHGTSAGMRRSIGTAASMGCFRMLNEDVVDLMNRVGVGTRVVVTR; encoded by the coding sequence ATGACGATTGGGACCGGGCGGCGCGCTGCCGCCATTGCGCTGGGCGTGTGCGCCATTCTTCTGACCTTCGATCTGGCCAATGCGGCCGAGGGTCGCCGCCGCGGTCAGGCGCGGGAGATGTCGCGTCCCACCGGTGGTACCGAAACGGTCCGCGCGCCGATCGCGGCCGCGGCCGGCACCATCGTCATCCGCAATTCCGAGCGCCGGCTCTATCTCGTTCAGGGTGACGGCACCGCCATCCGCTACCGCATCGCGGTCGGCAAGCAGAGCGAGCAGTGGGAAGGCGAGACCTATGTCAACGGCCGCCACGCGCGTCCGGCCTGGTCGCCCCCGGCCGTCGTGCGGCGTGCCAATCCGGCCCTGCCCGACGTGATCCCGGGTGGCGCTCCCAACAATCCGATGGGCGAAGGCGCCCTGACTCTCGCGGGCGGCGAATATGCCATCCACGGCACGTCGGCCGGCATGCGCCGCTCGATCGGCACCGCCGCTTCCATGGGCTGCTTCCGCATGCTCAACGAGGACGTGGTCGACCTGATGAACCGTGTCGGCGTCGGCACCCGGGTGGTGGTCACCCGCTGA
- a CDS encoding DUF4167 domain-containing protein, giving the protein MRNSNNKRLRGRTRGGKGPNPLSRSYESNGPDVKIRGTAQHIAEKYLQLARDAHSSGDPVAAESYLQHAEHYFRLIAAAQEAQRQPPAFRADGQPVTEDESDDGEDDDDFASMFDKRFESPVVVRPELPPQQQPRNDFGGGQRDFQGQPREYQGDRPDRGDRPDRGDRPDRGDRRDFQGGQRDFQGRDRPDRDRFPNGGPRFQDRDRQDRPDRDRPRFQPDQQPQPAGDQPEAAAGAEGEAGRDGRPFETRRERFERRRAERFAERQGRRDFEGEDGGSVGDAQGAPSAAPSAAPRAPAPQPAPRTEEVALGLPAFITGGAPSVVTAAVEDAAPAVKAPRKRRTPRISEDEVASSGE; this is encoded by the coding sequence ATGAGAAACAGTAACAACAAGCGCCTGCGTGGGCGTACTCGCGGCGGCAAGGGTCCCAATCCGCTGTCGCGAAGCTACGAGTCCAACGGTCCGGATGTGAAAATCCGGGGAACCGCTCAGCACATTGCAGAGAAATATCTCCAGCTTGCACGCGACGCCCATTCCTCGGGCGATCCGGTTGCGGCCGAGAGTTACCTCCAGCATGCCGAACACTATTTCCGTCTCATCGCCGCCGCCCAGGAAGCGCAGCGCCAGCCGCCGGCGTTCCGTGCGGACGGGCAGCCTGTCACCGAGGACGAGAGCGACGACGGCGAGGATGACGACGATTTCGCCTCGATGTTCGACAAGCGCTTCGAGTCGCCTGTCGTCGTGAGGCCGGAATTGCCGCCCCAGCAACAGCCGCGCAACGATTTCGGTGGCGGCCAGCGCGACTTCCAGGGCCAGCCCCGCGAGTATCAGGGCGACCGTCCTGATCGTGGGGATCGCCCTGATCGTGGCGACCGTCCGGATCGTGGCGATCGCCGCGACTTCCAGGGTGGCCAGCGCGACTTCCAGGGCCGTGATCGGCCGGACCGGGATCGTTTCCCGAACGGCGGCCCGCGCTTCCAGGACCGCGACCGCCAGGATCGCCCCGACCGCGATCGCCCGCGCTTCCAGCCCGACCAGCAGCCGCAGCCCGCCGGTGACCAGCCGGAGGCCGCCGCTGGCGCCGAGGGCGAAGCCGGCCGTGATGGCCGTCCCTTCGAGACCCGCCGCGAGCGTTTCGAGCGCCGCCGTGCCGAGCGGTTCGCCGAGCGCCAGGGCCGTCGCGACTTCGAGGGCGAGGATGGCGGTTCCGTGGGCGATGCCCAGGGCGCGCCGTCGGCAGCCCCGTCCGCTGCTCCGCGCGCTCCTGCGCCCCAGCCGGCGCCGCGCACCGAAGAGGTGGCTCTTGGCCTGCCGGCCTTCATCACCGGCGGCGCACCATCCGTGGTGACGGCCGCCGTTGAGGATGCCGCTCCGGCTGTGAAGGCGCCGCGCAAGCGCCGCACTCCGCGCATTTCCGAAGACGAGGTCGCCTCGTCCGGCGAATAA
- the mtaB gene encoding tRNA (N(6)-L-threonylcarbamoyladenosine(37)-C(2))-methylthiotransferase MtaB, translated as MGIEVVTFGCRLNISESEVIGDLAAKAGLGDVTVVNTCAVTAEATRQARQTIRRMKRDNPEARIVVTGCAAQTDPAMFAAMPEVDRVIGNDSKLKPEAWSEVGALLAAPPDFGVAASEKIAVNDIMAVKEQALHLVEGFAGRTRAFVQVQNGCDHRCTFCIIPFGRGNSRSVPMGEVVDQIRRLVENGYREVVLTGVDITSYGQGLPGEPKLGQMIKAVLRHVPELKRLRISSIDSVEADPDLMDVIAGDERFMPHLHLSLQAGDDMILKRMKRRHLSADVVRFCADVRRLRPDMVFGADIIAGFPTETEDMFARSLEIVDACELTHLHVFPFSARPGTPAARMPPVPGDVVKERARRLREKGEQAVRAHLDGIVGRSFPVLAEIGGTGRTPDFTAVRLARPVEPGEMVELTIAGHDGREALAA; from the coding sequence ATGGGGATTGAAGTCGTCACATTCGGTTGCCGGCTCAATATCTCGGAGTCAGAGGTCATCGGCGATCTTGCGGCCAAGGCGGGGCTGGGCGACGTCACGGTGGTCAACACCTGCGCCGTGACCGCCGAGGCGACCCGCCAGGCACGCCAGACCATTCGCCGGATGAAGCGCGACAACCCTGAGGCCCGCATCGTGGTGACGGGCTGCGCGGCGCAGACCGATCCCGCCATGTTTGCCGCCATGCCCGAGGTGGACCGGGTCATCGGCAATGATTCCAAGCTGAAGCCTGAGGCCTGGAGCGAGGTTGGTGCGCTGCTCGCGGCCCCGCCCGATTTCGGTGTCGCGGCTTCCGAGAAGATCGCGGTCAACGACATCATGGCGGTCAAGGAGCAGGCGCTCCATCTGGTCGAGGGCTTTGCCGGCCGCACCCGCGCCTTCGTGCAGGTGCAGAACGGCTGCGACCATCGCTGCACCTTCTGCATCATCCCGTTCGGGCGCGGCAATTCACGTTCGGTGCCCATGGGCGAGGTGGTCGATCAGATCCGCCGCCTGGTCGAGAACGGCTATCGCGAAGTGGTGCTGACCGGCGTCGACATCACCAGCTATGGCCAGGGCCTGCCGGGCGAGCCGAAGCTCGGGCAGATGATCAAGGCGGTGCTGCGCCACGTGCCGGAGCTCAAGCGCCTGCGCATCTCGTCGATCGATTCCGTCGAGGCCGATCCGGACTTGATGGATGTGATTGCCGGGGACGAGCGGTTCATGCCGCATCTTCACCTGTCGCTGCAGGCGGGCGACGACATGATCCTCAAGCGGATGAAGCGGCGGCACCTGAGCGCCGATGTCGTCCGCTTCTGTGCCGATGTGCGCCGCCTGCGTCCCGACATGGTGTTCGGCGCCGATATCATTGCCGGCTTCCCGACCGAGACCGAGGACATGTTCGCCCGCTCGCTCGAGATCGTCGATGCCTGCGAGCTCACGCATCTGCACGTCTTCCCGTTCTCGGCGCGTCCCGGCACGCCGGCAGCGCGCATGCCGCCGGTTCCGGGTGATGTGGTGAAGGAGCGCGCGCGCCGCCTGCGCGAAAAGGGCGAACAGGCTGTGAGAGCTCATCTCGACGGGATCGTCGGGCGGAGCTTCCCGGTGCTCGCCGAGATCGGCGGCACCGGCCGCACGCCTGACTTCACGGCGGTGCGGCTCGCCCGGCCGGTCGAGCCCGGCGAGATGGTCGAGCTGACCATTGCCGGGCATGACGGGCGGGAAGCGCTGGCGGCGTGA
- the leuB gene encoding 3-isopropylmalate dehydrogenase has translation MATHKLFILPGDGIGPEVMGEVEKIVGWFGKQGVASFEIERGLVGGAAYDAHGEAISNSDMALAQAADAVMFGSVGGPKWADVPYSKRPEAGLLRLRKALGLFANLRPAICFPALAAASSLKPDVIEGLDILIVRELTGGVYFGEPKEIVTLEDGQQRAVDTQVYTTSEIERITRVAFELAKTRRNKVSSAEKHNVMKSGVLWKQVVTRIHKAEFASMELEHVLADNCAMQLVRWPKQYDVIVCDNLFGDILSDVAAMLTGSLGMLPSASLGAEDPATGKRKALYEPVHGSAPDIAGTGAANPIATISSFSMALRYSFQAIEAADMLDKAVTNVLASGLRTADIKSDNTHVIGTTAMGAAILKELEHLAR, from the coding sequence ATGGCGACCCACAAGCTCTTCATCCTGCCCGGCGACGGCATCGGCCCGGAGGTCATGGGCGAGGTCGAGAAGATCGTCGGCTGGTTCGGCAAGCAGGGCGTCGCCTCGTTCGAGATCGAGCGCGGTCTGGTCGGCGGCGCTGCCTATGACGCGCATGGCGAGGCGATCTCCAATTCCGACATGGCGCTGGCGCAGGCCGCCGATGCCGTGATGTTCGGCTCGGTCGGCGGCCCGAAATGGGCTGATGTCCCCTATTCCAAGCGCCCGGAAGCCGGCCTCCTGCGGCTTCGCAAGGCTCTCGGCCTGTTCGCCAACCTGCGTCCGGCCATCTGCTTCCCGGCGCTGGCGGCGGCCTCCTCGCTGAAGCCGGACGTGATCGAGGGCCTCGACATCCTGATCGTGCGCGAGCTGACCGGCGGCGTCTATTTCGGCGAGCCGAAGGAGATCGTGACGCTGGAGGACGGCCAGCAGCGCGCGGTCGACACGCAGGTCTACACGACGTCCGAAATCGAGCGCATCACCCGCGTCGCCTTCGAGCTCGCCAAGACCCGCCGCAACAAGGTGTCCTCGGCCGAGAAGCACAACGTCATGAAATCCGGCGTGCTGTGGAAGCAGGTGGTTACCCGCATCCACAAGGCGGAATTCGCCAGCATGGAGCTCGAGCACGTGCTGGCCGACAATTGCGCCATGCAGCTGGTGCGCTGGCCGAAGCAGTATGACGTCATCGTCTGCGACAACCTGTTCGGCGACATTCTCTCCGACGTCGCCGCCATGCTGACCGGTTCGCTCGGCATGCTGCCCTCGGCATCGCTTGGCGCCGAGGACCCGGCAACCGGCAAGCGCAAGGCGCTCTACGAGCCGGTCCATGGCTCGGCCCCGGACATTGCCGGCACGGGTGCTGCTAACCCGATCGCGACGATCTCGTCGTTCTCGATGGCGCTGCGCTATTCGTTCCAGGCGATCGAGGCCGCCGACATGCTCGACAAGGCCGTGACCAATGTGCTGGCCAGCGGGCTGCGCACCGCCGACATCAAGTCGGACAACACCCATGTGATCGGCACCACCGCCATGGGCGCGGCCATTCTGAAGGAACTCGAGCACCTCGCCCGCTAA
- the dapF gene encoding diaminopimelate epimerase — protein MSPLANHTFWKMNGAGNEIVVVDLRASSHVVTAAEARAIAAAEGSHFDQMMVLHKPRTPGTECFIRIYNTDGSEAGACGNGTRCVAWVLMDGSDRKTLTVETRAGLLACRRMGETQFSVDMGEPKFGWQDIPLAEEFRDTRAIELQIGPIDAPILHSPSVVSVGNPHAIFWVDDPYAYDLPKIGPMLENHPIFPDRANISLAAVKSRDHIVLWVWERGAGITRACGSAACATLVSAARTKRTDRAATVSLPGGELHIEWRDDNHIIMTGPTELEHVGTFDAALFADAA, from the coding sequence ATGAGCCCGCTCGCCAACCACACCTTCTGGAAGATGAATGGCGCCGGTAACGAGATCGTCGTTGTCGATCTGCGCGCGTCCAGCCATGTGGTGACCGCCGCCGAGGCGCGCGCCATTGCTGCCGCCGAGGGCTCGCATTTCGACCAGATGATGGTGCTGCACAAGCCGCGCACGCCGGGCACCGAATGCTTCATCCGCATCTACAACACCGATGGCTCGGAGGCGGGCGCCTGTGGCAATGGCACGCGTTGCGTCGCCTGGGTGCTGATGGACGGCAGCGACCGCAAGACGCTGACGGTGGAGACGCGCGCCGGCCTGCTCGCCTGTCGCCGCATGGGCGAGACCCAGTTCTCCGTCGACATGGGCGAGCCGAAGTTCGGCTGGCAGGACATTCCGCTGGCCGAGGAATTCCGCGACACCCGCGCCATCGAACTGCAGATCGGACCGATCGACGCGCCGATCCTGCATTCGCCCTCTGTGGTCTCGGTGGGCAATCCCCATGCGATCTTCTGGGTCGACGACCCCTATGCCTATGACCTGCCGAAGATTGGCCCCATGCTCGAGAACCATCCGATCTTCCCGGATCGCGCCAATATCTCGCTGGCGGCCGTGAAGAGCCGCGATCACATCGTGCTGTGGGTGTGGGAACGCGGCGCCGGCATCACGCGCGCCTGCGGTTCGGCGGCCTGCGCCACGCTGGTCTCGGCGGCGCGCACCAAGCGCACCGATCGTGCGGCGACCGTGTCGCTGCCGGGCGGCGAGCTTCACATCGAATGGCGGGATGACAATCACATCATCATGACCGGGCCGACCGAGCTGGAACATGTCGGCACGTTCGATGCGGCCCTGTTCGCGGATGCCGCCTGA
- a CDS encoding arylesterase gives MPTAYRISVISSLAALGLALFSSAVAAQAQRPISVVAFGDSLTAGYQLPPGDAFPVKLQAALKAAGQNVAIENAGVSGDTTTGGLDRLDWAIGDGVDAVILALGANDALRGIDPAITRRNLETIIERLKARKIDVLLVGMLAPPNMGQDYGRAYNAIFPDLAAKHGLLLHPFFLEGVAATPALQLADGMHPNARGVDVMVAGTQPKVLELLAEVRRRRGG, from the coding sequence TTGCCGACAGCTTATCGCATATCCGTGATCTCGAGCCTTGCCGCGCTTGGGCTGGCGCTGTTTTCAAGCGCGGTCGCCGCGCAGGCGCAGCGGCCGATTTCCGTTGTGGCATTTGGCGATAGCCTGACGGCCGGCTACCAGCTGCCGCCCGGCGATGCCTTCCCCGTCAAGCTGCAGGCGGCGCTGAAGGCGGCGGGGCAGAATGTCGCAATCGAGAATGCCGGCGTGTCCGGCGACACCACCACCGGCGGGCTCGATCGGCTCGACTGGGCGATCGGCGATGGCGTCGATGCAGTGATCCTCGCGCTCGGCGCCAATGACGCGCTGCGCGGCATCGATCCCGCCATCACCCGGCGCAATCTGGAGACGATCATCGAGCGGCTGAAAGCCCGCAAGATCGATGTGCTGCTGGTCGGCATGCTGGCGCCGCCGAACATGGGCCAGGATTACGGCCGCGCCTACAACGCGATCTTTCCCGATCTCGCGGCCAAGCATGGGCTGCTGCTGCACCCGTTCTTTCTCGAAGGTGTGGCAGCGACGCCCGCTCTCCAGCTCGCTGACGGCATGCACCCCAATGCCCGCGGCGTGGATGTGATGGTGGCCGGCACCCAGCCCAAGGTGCTGGAGCTTCTTGCAGAGGTGCGCCGCCGCCGTGGTGGTTGA
- a CDS encoding GyrI-like domain-containing protein, which translates to MAAQAIVKAVRPILLGAALAWGLSSAPVLSQTPPAAPAPPAAAQPVPPPAAETPPAAATPPVASGDAVDTSGFGDEVTLTARPALVLKGKANWDDLYATFRKALADLNGIARAQGAVAAGPPMIRFVSSTDDTADFEAILPVAQITGATDRFLPAMPGMTPGGKAIRFTHLGGYDTMEQTYDEIANYIDERGVQAEDAFVEEYVRDPDTTAETELATFIYVFPKQ; encoded by the coding sequence ATGGCGGCTCAGGCGATTGTGAAAGCGGTCAGGCCGATCCTGCTCGGTGCGGCGCTCGCATGGGGTTTGTCGAGCGCGCCGGTGCTCAGCCAGACACCCCCAGCCGCTCCTGCTCCACCGGCTGCCGCCCAGCCGGTGCCACCACCTGCCGCCGAAACACCGCCCGCGGCTGCAACGCCGCCTGTCGCCAGTGGCGACGCGGTCGACACGTCGGGCTTCGGCGACGAGGTGACGCTGACCGCCCGGCCCGCTCTGGTGTTGAAGGGCAAGGCCAACTGGGACGACCTCTATGCCACCTTCCGCAAGGCGCTGGCCGATCTGAACGGCATTGCCCGCGCGCAGGGTGCGGTTGCCGCGGGCCCGCCAATGATCCGCTTCGTCTCCTCGACCGATGACACCGCCGACTTCGAGGCGATCCTCCCGGTCGCCCAGATCACCGGCGCGACCGACCGTTTCCTTCCCGCGATGCCCGGCATGACGCCCGGCGGCAAGGCGATCCGCTTCACCCATCTTGGCGGCTACGACACGATGGAACAGACCTACGACGAGATCGCCAATTACATCGACGAGCGTGGCGTGCAGGCCGAGGATGCCTTCGTCGAGGAATATGTCCGTGATCCCGACACGACAGCTGAAACGGAACTCGCGACCTTCATCTACGTGTTTCCGAAACAGTGA
- a CDS encoding ABC transporter ATP-binding protein has protein sequence MPVMGDADRSIDLDRIELSLGRGASRVHILKGVSLAVARGQSVGLVGPSGSGKSTLLMVMAGLERPDSGTVTVAGEVISKLGEDDLARFRGRHAGIVFQSFHLIPTMTALENVAVPLELAGDASAFDKAAAELEAVGLGQRFNHYPAQMSGGEQQRVALARALSVRPAILFADEPTGNLDETTGKSIIELMFAMQRDRGTTLVLVTHDRALAERCDRVVRLRSGEIVEDTLTRGARA, from the coding sequence ATGCCCGTGATGGGCGACGCAGACCGCTCCATCGACCTGGACCGGATCGAGCTGTCGCTTGGCCGCGGCGCGTCGCGCGTCCATATCCTGAAGGGCGTCAGCCTTGCCGTCGCGCGCGGACAGAGCGTTGGCCTGGTCGGTCCGTCCGGCTCCGGAAAATCCACCCTGCTCATGGTGATGGCCGGCCTCGAAAGACCCGATTCCGGCACGGTGACGGTCGCCGGCGAGGTCATCTCGAAACTTGGCGAGGACGACCTCGCGCGCTTTCGCGGCCGCCATGCCGGCATCGTGTTCCAGTCCTTCCACCTGATCCCCACCATGACCGCGCTGGAGAATGTCGCGGTGCCGCTGGAACTTGCCGGGGACGCCAGCGCCTTCGACAAGGCGGCGGCAGAACTGGAAGCCGTCGGCCTTGGCCAGCGCTTCAACCATTACCCGGCCCAGATGTCGGGCGGCGAGCAGCAGCGCGTGGCACTGGCCCGCGCCCTGTCGGTGCGCCCCGCCATCCTGTTCGCCGACGAGCCGACCGGCAATCTCGACGAGACCACCGGCAAATCGATCATCGAGCTGATGTTCGCCATGCAGCGCGACCGCGGCACCACGCTGGTGCTGGTCACCCATGACCGCGCGCTTGCCGAGCGCTGCGACCGCGTCGTCCGGCTCCGCTCCGGCGAGATCGTCGAGGATACGCTCACCAGGGGTGCGCGGGCATGA
- a CDS encoding ring-cleaving dioxygenase, whose translation MRHNALHHVTAIAGPARRNLDFYTRTLGLRLVKKTVNFDDPSTYHFYFADAAAQPGTVLTFFPWEHAAPGRIGVGQTQETSFRIPESAIGFWSHRLLAHGVAHDAPVKRFGETVITFRDPDGMRFALVAVAGIEGEAAWTTDDIPADVAIRGFHGVNLLLADATKTAAILTGVFGFEKVATEGSVTRYQIADRPLGGIIDLHEAGGFLAGREGAGSVHHIAFRADDDADQAAMVKLLTEEYGQRVTGQRDRDYFRSVYFREPGGVLFEIATDAPGFAVDEPADSLGQALKLPKQYEPRRAEIEARLPALV comes from the coding sequence ATGCGCCACAATGCCCTGCACCACGTCACCGCCATTGCCGGCCCGGCCCGGCGCAATCTCGACTTTTACACCCGCACGCTCGGCCTCAGGCTGGTCAAGAAGACCGTCAATTTCGACGATCCCTCGACCTACCATTTCTATTTCGCCGATGCGGCGGCACAGCCCGGCACCGTGCTGACCTTCTTCCCCTGGGAGCACGCCGCTCCCGGTCGGATCGGCGTCGGCCAGACGCAGGAGACAAGCTTCCGCATCCCCGAAAGCGCCATCGGCTTCTGGAGCCACCGCCTGCTCGCCCATGGCGTTGCCCATGACGCGCCGGTCAAGCGCTTCGGCGAGACCGTGATCACCTTCAGGGACCCGGACGGCATGCGCTTCGCGCTGGTCGCCGTGGCCGGCATCGAAGGTGAGGCCGCCTGGACCACGGATGACATCCCGGCGGATGTCGCGATCCGCGGCTTCCACGGCGTCAATCTGCTGCTCGCCGATGCCACGAAGACGGCCGCCATCCTCACCGGCGTGTTCGGCTTCGAGAAGGTTGCGACCGAAGGCAGCGTGACCCGCTACCAGATCGCCGACCGTCCGCTCGGCGGCATCATCGACCTGCACGAGGCCGGCGGCTTCCTGGCTGGCCGCGAAGGCGCGGGCTCGGTGCATCACATCGCGTTCCGCGCCGACGACGATGCCGACCAGGCCGCCATGGTGAAGCTGCTGACCGAGGAATATGGCCAGCGCGTCACCGGCCAGCGCGACCGCGACTATTTCCGCTCGGTCTATTTCCGCGAGCCGGGCGGCGTGCTGTTCGAGATCGCGACCGACGCGCCGGGCTTTGCCGTCGACGAGCCGGCCGACAGCCTGGGCCAGGCGCTCAAGCTGCCGAAGCAGTACGAGCCGCGACGCGCGGAGATCGAGGCCCGGCTGCCGGCGCTGGTGTGA